One genomic segment of Brassica napus cultivar Da-Ae chromosome A3, Da-Ae, whole genome shotgun sequence includes these proteins:
- the LOC125575121 gene encoding protein COLD-REGULATED 15B, chloroplastic-like, with protein sequence MAMSFSGAVLSGINSSFPSGVAKQSGVAKQSGVGAVRFGRKTELVVVAQRKKSLIYAEKGDGNILDDINEATKRASDYVTDKTKEALKDGEKAKDYVDEKNVEAKDTALDEAQKVLDYVKEKGNEAGEDKDTTKA encoded by the exons ATGGCGATGTCATTCTCAGGAGCTGTTCTCAGTGGGATTAATTCTTCTTTCCCCAGCGGCGTAGCCAAGCAGAGCGGCGTAGCCAAGCAGAGCGGCGTTGGCGCCGTCAGATTTGGCCGGAAAACTGAGCTCGTTGTCGTCGCTCAGCGCAAGAAGTCGTTGATCTACGCCGAGAAAGGTGATGGAAACATTCTCGATGACATCAATGAGGCCAC AAAGAGAGCTTCAGATTACGTGACAGACAAGACAAAGGAGGCGTTGAAAGATGGAGAGAAAGCAAAAGACTACGTTGATGAGAAAAACGTTGAAGCCAAAGACACTGCATTGGATGAAGCTCAGAAAGTTTTGGATTATGTGAAGGAAAAAGGAAACGAAGCAGGAGAGGATAAGGACACTACAAAGGCATGA
- the LOC125607144 gene encoding glutathione S-transferase T3-like: MSNRSSLQCVEAFLQCAEAALPTFSSIKVCHSPLSLIHFHRVLLFPLAHLSNYLSLFLVLASQMDSSPFSKFVDLLNSQQTISFVNLEETVSQASSQAVGNEDGGETGTRAKTRRKWTTADDIVLISAWLNTSKDAVVSNEQKSSTFWSRVAAYYSASRQDGEGERGVLHCKQRWHKINDLVCKFCGAYAAATREKTSGQNENDVLKLAHQIFYTNHKTKFCLEYAWKELKNDQKWCEAVSAKNEGNAKKRKPGDGGDSSSYQPTDMKRPEGVKASKARGKQSVAEEKAMKEFETMWSIRDQDLTRKERMSKMRLLDSLIAKKEPLVEYEEEIKKKLAKELFLS, translated from the coding sequence ATGTCTAATCGTTCTTCTCTTCAATGCGTTGAAGCTTTTCTTCAATGCGCTGAAGCTGCCCTTCCCACTTTCTCATCTATTAAAGTCTGTCATTCTCCTCTGTCTTTGATACATTTTCACCGTGTTCTTCTCTTTCCACTTGCTCATCTCTCTaattatctttctctcttccttGTGCTTGCTTCCCAAATGGATTCTTCTCCATTTTCTAAATTTGTTGACTTACTTAATAGCCAACAAACCATTTCGTTTGTTAaccttgaagaaactgtctcacAAGCTTCATCCCAAGCTGTTGGAAACGAAGATGGTGGTGAGACTGGTACTCGCGCAAAGACACGGCGGAAGTGGACGACTGCGGATGATATTGTCCTCATTAGCGCATGGCTTAACACAAGCAAAGATGCCGTGGTTAGCAATGAGCAAAAATCAAGCACTTTCTGGTCAAGAGTAGCAGCTTATTACTCGGCAAGTCGTCAAGATGGTGAGGGCGAGAGGGGAGTCCTGCATTGCAAGCAACGTTGGCACAAGATCAATGATCTTGTGTGCAAATTCTGTGGCGCCTACGCAGCTGCAACCAGGGAGAAGACCAGCGGtcaaaatgagaatgatgtgCTAAAATTAGCACATCAAATATTCTACACGAACCATAAGACCAAATTCTGCCTCGAATATGCTTGGAAAGAGCTGAAGAACGACCAGAAGTGGTGTGAGGCAGTGTCTGCTAAAAACGAAGGAAATGCTAAGAAAAGAAAGCCTGGAGACGGTGGAGACTCTTCAAGCTATCAACCAACTGACATGAAGCGTCCAGAAGGTGTAAAAGCGTCAAAGGCCCGTGGTAAGCAGTCAGTGGCTGAGGAGAAAGCGATGAAGGAGTTTGAGACCATGTGGTCTATAAGAGACCAAGATCTCACCCGGAAAGAACGCATGTCTAAGATGAGACTACTGGATAGTCTGATCGCCAAGAAAGAACCTCTTgttgagtatgaagaagagatCAAGAAGAAGCTGGCTAAAGAGTTGTTCTTGTCTTAG